The following coding sequences are from one Brooklawnia cerclae window:
- a CDS encoding glycosyltransferase, translated as MTDRPSDMWAWAHERPDEPPTPVDASGVLAVLVAHNGDQWLPRTLLALARLDVRPGGLIAMDAGSHDGTRELLERARAQRIVDVVLDGEPAEGFGANVDTAVREAEAQGFRPSWLWLLHDDSAPRQSCLSELLREATPPAEGEGPAILVPKLLHPKRRNHPDQMSAVGESIARSGMRVLTVEAGDIDQHQQEPAPVLGASTAGLLIRMDAWHALGGLSPEIPLFRDGVDLGWRANARGLIVRTCPAAALRHIEAGRVGLRDSTIAPDPQRADRLAGMSVVTMHAEKPGRTVSRLWLQSVVSSIGFLLGKSPSLAASRMKAAFQLVGRRRMLVAANARVREQSQGEVPAGLLPDRSWGVRRFFDRTAGAISDRYYDLVDEDDDGGLDELTGDDFAGGPQRTTFWSPPIIGMIVMLLVSVVASRHLIRFGFLQGSQLLAAPPTLHDAWAAWAQADAGMAGSNAPWLAFTALGSTLALGHPDWFASVLVLGGPALAGWAAFYFLRPITGHGWWTPVLACLWGTLLPVVGATSSGSMDAVVVAVCLPIMGSVMRRWIDADTKGAEGWRLPASLALIGTVLGSFMPLMLVITGVVGVWMAVWRRDVRGGLVAVLGPLLVLGAWVPRLLDDPGRLLVGSDPASTSAGLAPSGLDVLTGSAHEPGTPMVVGAVVVAAVWAAGIVGAIRSDAIRPGTRRLLYVAVAAGPLAGVVLSRFVVSVAGVSVRPDPVPWVLLGLFALLVLAAFGLGRPPEVSVDDGPDDGGSGEATRRRNLLGAVLAFALAVGAAWWVIGGTSELERHTETLPTYVVGVEASSRATRTLMIDLTGGTAQFNVTSATSPEWGTGESPVLSTSAEATQEILRSAQQFAQGQPSDDLASRLAQLGIGHVWLRGASTQSVSNLSSSPSLGVAQLDDSTVVFTVTTQPSRIMLAAGDTETPISDMTVSDPRAGALIVASEPADPDWRASTGGRQLESADSGDWRQAWDADGRSGELRVWMRMDVASVLWLAGGILLLIVLAAPTAQKVNAPRRALAGQGRRGGARR; from the coding sequence GTGACGGACCGGCCGAGTGACATGTGGGCCTGGGCCCACGAACGGCCCGACGAACCGCCCACACCGGTGGATGCCAGCGGAGTGCTGGCGGTGCTCGTCGCGCACAACGGTGACCAGTGGCTGCCCCGGACTCTTCTCGCCCTCGCACGCCTGGACGTGCGTCCCGGTGGCCTGATCGCGATGGACGCGGGTTCGCACGACGGTACTCGGGAACTGCTCGAACGGGCTCGCGCGCAGCGCATCGTCGACGTCGTCCTCGACGGCGAGCCCGCCGAGGGTTTCGGAGCCAACGTCGACACGGCCGTGCGCGAGGCGGAGGCCCAGGGGTTCCGTCCGTCATGGCTGTGGCTGTTGCACGACGACTCGGCCCCCCGTCAGAGTTGCCTGTCGGAACTCCTCCGCGAGGCGACGCCCCCGGCCGAGGGTGAGGGACCCGCGATCCTCGTCCCCAAGCTCCTGCATCCCAAGCGCCGCAACCATCCCGATCAGATGAGCGCGGTCGGCGAGTCGATCGCGCGGTCGGGCATGCGCGTCCTGACGGTCGAGGCGGGCGACATCGATCAGCACCAGCAGGAGCCCGCTCCCGTGCTCGGCGCGTCGACGGCGGGTCTGCTCATACGCATGGACGCCTGGCACGCGCTGGGCGGGCTGTCGCCCGAGATCCCCCTGTTCCGCGACGGCGTCGATCTCGGCTGGCGGGCCAACGCGCGGGGCCTGATCGTGCGAACCTGTCCGGCGGCGGCGCTGCGTCACATCGAGGCGGGACGCGTCGGGCTGCGCGACAGTACCATCGCGCCCGATCCCCAGCGGGCCGACCGGCTTGCCGGCATGTCCGTGGTCACCATGCATGCCGAGAAGCCCGGACGCACCGTCAGCCGTCTGTGGCTGCAGTCGGTCGTCTCGTCGATCGGCTTTCTGCTGGGCAAGTCGCCGAGCCTCGCCGCGAGCAGGATGAAAGCCGCGTTCCAGTTGGTGGGCCGTCGCCGGATGCTCGTCGCCGCGAACGCGCGGGTGCGTGAGCAGAGCCAGGGTGAGGTGCCCGCGGGCCTGCTCCCGGACAGGTCGTGGGGCGTGCGGCGATTCTTCGACCGGACGGCCGGGGCGATCAGCGATCGGTACTACGACCTCGTCGACGAGGACGACGACGGCGGCCTCGACGAGCTGACGGGCGACGATTTCGCCGGCGGACCCCAGCGGACCACTTTCTGGTCGCCCCCGATCATCGGAATGATCGTGATGCTGCTGGTCAGCGTGGTGGCGAGCCGCCATCTCATACGCTTCGGGTTCCTGCAGGGCTCCCAGCTCCTCGCCGCCCCACCGACCCTTCACGACGCCTGGGCCGCCTGGGCCCAGGCCGACGCGGGGATGGCGGGGTCGAACGCGCCGTGGCTCGCGTTCACGGCCCTGGGATCGACCCTGGCTCTCGGTCACCCCGACTGGTTCGCGTCCGTGCTCGTCCTCGGGGGGCCGGCTCTGGCGGGCTGGGCGGCGTTCTATTTCCTGCGCCCGATCACCGGCCACGGCTGGTGGACGCCGGTGCTCGCCTGCCTGTGGGGCACCCTGCTGCCGGTGGTGGGCGCCACATCCAGCGGTTCGATGGACGCCGTGGTCGTCGCCGTATGCCTGCCGATCATGGGATCGGTGATGCGTCGTTGGATCGACGCGGACACGAAGGGCGCCGAGGGGTGGCGCCTGCCCGCCTCGCTCGCCCTGATCGGCACGGTGCTGGGGAGCTTCATGCCCCTCATGCTGGTGATCACCGGCGTCGTCGGCGTGTGGATGGCCGTGTGGCGCAGAGACGTCCGTGGTGGTCTCGTGGCGGTGCTCGGCCCGCTCCTGGTGCTGGGAGCCTGGGTGCCGCGGCTCCTGGACGACCCGGGCCGGCTGCTCGTCGGCAGCGATCCGGCCAGCACATCGGCCGGTCTGGCGCCCAGCGGGCTGGACGTCCTCACCGGTTCCGCGCACGAGCCGGGAACCCCGATGGTCGTGGGGGCCGTGGTCGTGGCCGCCGTGTGGGCGGCGGGCATCGTCGGAGCGATCCGGTCGGACGCGATCCGTCCGGGAACGCGTCGCCTGCTGTACGTGGCGGTCGCGGCCGGCCCGCTCGCAGGTGTCGTCCTCAGCCGATTCGTGGTCTCCGTGGCCGGGGTCTCGGTGCGACCGGACCCGGTGCCGTGGGTGTTGCTCGGTCTGTTCGCCCTGCTCGTGCTCGCCGCTTTCGGTCTGGGCCGTCCCCCGGAGGTGTCGGTGGACGACGGCCCGGATGACGGGGGCTCGGGAGAGGCGACCCGGCGGCGGAACCTGCTCGGGGCCGTGCTCGCGTTCGCCCTTGCCGTCGGCGCGGCGTGGTGGGTGATCGGGGGCACGTCCGAATTGGAACGGCACACCGAGACATTGCCCACCTATGTCGTGGGCGTCGAGGCGTCCTCGCGTGCCACCCGGACCCTGATGATCGACCTCACGGGCGGGACCGCGCAGTTCAACGTGACCTCGGCCACCTCCCCGGAGTGGGGCACCGGTGAGTCCCCCGTGCTGTCCACCAGCGCCGAAGCCACACAGGAGATACTGCGATCGGCTCAGCAGTTCGCCCAGGGTCAGCCGTCGGACGATCTCGCGTCCCGGCTGGCACAACTCGGTATCGGGCACGTGTGGTTGCGCGGCGCGAGCACTCAGTCGGTGTCGAACCTGTCGTCGTCACCATCGCTGGGGGTGGCTCAGTTGGACGACAGCACAGTGGTCTTCACCGTCACCACACAACCCAGCCGCATCATGCTGGCCGCCGGTGACACCGAGACCCCGATCAGTGACATGACCGTCTCCGATCCGCGGGCCGGTGCGTTGATCGTGGCGAGCGAGCCGGCCGATCCCGATTGGCGGGCCTCGACCGGGGGACGGCAGCTGGAATCCGCGGACTCGGGCGACTGGCGTCAGGCCTGGGATGCGGACGGCCGCAGCGGTGAGTTGAGGGTCTGGATGCGCATGGATGTCGCGTCCGTCCTCTGGCTCGCGGGCGGCATCCTCCTTCTCATCGTCCTCGCCGCACCCACCGCGCAGAAGGTGAACGCCCCACGTCGAGCCCTGGCAGGCCAGGGGCGCAGGGGAGGTGCGCGCAGATGA
- a CDS encoding DUF5719 family protein → MSQRPRRGLPPDAPNDPVDNVPDAETTAVRRALRDEELAAMTPPPAARRPSRAASEPEPEPTAAAEPEQTAPRRGRRAAAESEPAGAETVVVDSHASAEKSASRTRGLRAPRSQGGASTAPPRPALTAVEARRRRLALAFGLFGLIACLGIGLVPAQPAPVPQTVPLVTAISRTCPVSDTGPATLVASSSDGDIRLRELGSTATSTLTGPLSIGDQTTATILTPTLSESSVVGGTVMSSDTQQWYGSCRSPRTDQYVQLPGGDGATLLVINPESEDALIDITLTGPDGEITGDSLRGVTVPANSQHVVDLSAYAGSVDAVGARVRTSLGRVLAVAQAVRDDGGDFASNTILGRTVVIPAVPEGSGSTLLLLSNPGTTRNAVSIEAITSAGRYALPGYESYALNAQRTVQVDLTSALNGVPAALVITGREDFAASLFATAGGDFAVVPGELDEQSAAAQDLVAVVPGTGTLQITNSGDGEALVRVDWGEDQAPAARTVLAGSVATVDIPDGATTVRLTSNGPVSGALLVHSSSGSGLSAVPLEYSARSQAWIPIQPEAGMGR, encoded by the coding sequence ATGAGTCAGCGACCCCGGCGTGGGCTGCCGCCCGACGCCCCGAACGACCCGGTGGACAACGTGCCGGACGCCGAGACCACCGCCGTGCGAAGGGCGTTGCGGGACGAAGAACTCGCGGCCATGACGCCGCCCCCGGCGGCGCGGCGCCCCAGCCGGGCGGCTTCCGAGCCCGAGCCTGAGCCGACTGCGGCGGCCGAGCCCGAGCAGACAGCGCCCCGGAGAGGACGCCGGGCCGCAGCCGAGTCGGAACCCGCCGGAGCGGAGACCGTGGTGGTGGACTCCCACGCGTCGGCCGAGAAGTCCGCCTCGCGTACCAGAGGGCTGCGTGCGCCTCGATCACAGGGCGGCGCGAGCACGGCTCCTCCTCGTCCGGCTCTCACCGCAGTCGAGGCCAGGCGACGCCGTCTGGCGCTGGCGTTCGGCCTGTTCGGGCTGATCGCATGCCTGGGGATCGGCCTCGTCCCGGCCCAGCCGGCCCCCGTTCCTCAGACGGTGCCCCTGGTCACGGCCATCAGCCGTACGTGCCCGGTGTCGGACACCGGTCCGGCGACGCTGGTGGCGTCCTCGTCGGACGGCGACATCCGGTTGCGCGAGCTCGGGTCGACCGCTACGTCCACCCTCACCGGCCCGCTCAGCATCGGCGATCAGACGACGGCCACGATCCTCACCCCGACGTTGTCGGAGAGCAGTGTCGTGGGCGGCACCGTGATGTCGAGCGACACCCAGCAGTGGTACGGATCGTGCCGTTCGCCGCGCACCGATCAATACGTGCAACTGCCCGGGGGGGACGGGGCGACCCTGCTCGTGATCAATCCGGAGTCCGAGGACGCCCTGATCGACATCACGTTGACAGGCCCCGACGGTGAGATCACCGGCGACAGCCTGCGCGGGGTGACGGTGCCGGCGAACTCGCAGCACGTCGTCGATCTGTCGGCGTACGCGGGCTCGGTCGACGCGGTCGGGGCGAGGGTCCGCACGAGCCTGGGACGCGTCCTGGCCGTCGCGCAGGCCGTTCGCGACGACGGCGGCGACTTCGCCAGCAACACCATCCTCGGGCGCACAGTGGTGATCCCGGCCGTCCCGGAGGGCTCGGGCAGCACCCTTCTGCTGCTGTCGAACCCGGGCACCACGCGCAACGCGGTCTCGATCGAGGCCATCACCAGCGCGGGCAGGTATGCGCTTCCCGGATACGAGAGCTATGCGCTCAATGCCCAGCGCACCGTGCAGGTCGACCTCACCTCCGCGTTGAACGGGGTTCCGGCGGCGCTGGTCATCACGGGTCGGGAGGACTTCGCGGCGTCCTTGTTCGCGACGGCGGGGGGCGACTTCGCCGTCGTCCCCGGCGAACTGGACGAGCAGAGCGCGGCCGCGCAGGACCTGGTCGCGGTCGTCCCCGGTACCGGAACGTTGCAGATCACGAACTCCGGTGACGGCGAGGCGTTGGTGCGGGTCGATTGGGGTGAGGATCAGGCGCCGGCCGCTCGCACGGTGCTCGCAGGCTCGGTCGCCACGGTCGACATCCCCGACGGAGCGACCACGGTGCGGCTGACGTCCAACGGGCCTGTCTCCGGTGCGCTGCTCGTCCATTCGAGTTCGGGCTCGGGGCTGTCCGCGGTGCCACTGGAATACTCGGCACGTTCACAGGCGTGGATCCCGATCCAGCCCGAGGCGGGGATGGGCCGCTAG
- a CDS encoding DUF4956 domain-containing protein: MDSLIMIVIDEVAITILALGIYFTRHRRRDLVVAFLGVNTGVLAVASVLGSVDVGIGLGMGLFGVLSIIRLRSSEIEQHEVAYYFSALSIGLIAGLGTGWVAIALIGLVLVVMFIGDHPSLLSRYREHVVNVDEAITDEQELRERVEQIVGGRVRSMTVQRLDLVNDTTLVRVCYQTGTGKSRSPQAVHTDSAGIHALTGAARDGAVRVEVRS; the protein is encoded by the coding sequence ATGGACTCCCTCATCATGATCGTCATCGACGAGGTGGCAATCACGATCCTGGCCCTCGGCATCTATTTCACCCGGCATCGTCGCCGCGATCTGGTCGTCGCCTTCCTCGGCGTCAACACGGGAGTGCTGGCCGTCGCCTCCGTGCTCGGCTCGGTCGACGTGGGGATCGGGCTCGGAATGGGGCTGTTCGGAGTCCTGTCCATCATCCGCCTGCGGTCTTCGGAGATCGAACAGCACGAGGTCGCCTACTACTTCTCGGCCTTGTCCATCGGCCTGATCGCCGGGCTCGGCACCGGCTGGGTCGCCATCGCACTCATCGGGCTCGTCCTGGTGGTCATGTTCATCGGTGACCACCCCTCACTGCTTTCCCGCTACCGCGAACATGTGGTGAACGTCGACGAGGCGATCACGGACGAGCAGGAGTTGCGCGAGCGCGTCGAGCAGATCGTCGGTGGCCGGGTGCGGTCGATGACGGTGCAACGGCTCGATCTGGTCAACGACACCACCCTCGTGCGGGTCTGCTATCAGACGGGAACCGGGAAGAGCCGGTCCCCGCAGGCGGTCCACACCGACAGCGCCGGCATACACGCGTTGACCGGCGCCGCGCGCGACGGCGCGGTCCGGGTCGAGGTGCGATCATGA
- a CDS encoding polyphosphate polymerase domain-containing protein → MSGGMAGSLARYGSVTLDEVVGGASLLTRVDRKYMMWRDEAERLLAGLPTGFRVLETDGQRLSTYESVYFDTPDLLSFRLAARSRPRRFKLRTRAYLDADAAYLEVKTRSTRRVTVKERMCYGIDERHELTPLGRQYAVGTLAGAGVETARVGVLEPVVTTRYRRGTLLQPDGLSRATVDIDLSWQDADAGTLTLGDVAIIETKSGGHASALDRVLWAHGYRPESFSKYATGLAALHPGLPSNKWHRPLTTYFTR, encoded by the coding sequence ATGAGCGGCGGCATGGCGGGCAGCCTCGCCCGGTACGGCTCGGTCACTCTCGACGAGGTCGTCGGCGGGGCATCGCTGCTCACCCGGGTGGACCGCAAGTACATGATGTGGCGCGACGAGGCCGAGCGCCTCCTTGCAGGGTTGCCGACCGGGTTCCGCGTGCTGGAGACCGACGGGCAGCGTCTGTCGACCTACGAGTCGGTCTACTTCGACACCCCCGATCTGCTGAGCTTCCGCCTCGCGGCTCGCAGCCGTCCGCGGCGGTTCAAGCTGCGGACGCGCGCCTACCTCGACGCGGACGCCGCCTACCTGGAGGTCAAGACCAGGAGCACACGGCGCGTGACCGTCAAGGAACGCATGTGTTACGGGATCGACGAGCGCCATGAACTGACCCCCCTGGGCCGCCAGTACGCGGTCGGCACGCTCGCCGGGGCCGGAGTGGAAACCGCGCGGGTGGGCGTCCTCGAACCCGTGGTGACCACGCGATACCGCAGGGGGACGCTGTTGCAGCCCGACGGCTTGAGCCGTGCGACGGTCGACATCGACCTGTCCTGGCAGGACGCGGACGCCGGGACGCTCACGCTCGGCGACGTGGCGATCATCGAGACCAAGTCGGGCGGGCACGCGTCTGCCCTCGACCGGGTCCTGTGGGCGCACGGATACCGGCCCGAGTCGTTCAGCAAGTACGCGACGGGTCTGGCCGCCCTGCACCCCGGGCTCCCATCGAACAAGTGGCACCGGCCTCTGACTACCTATTTCACGCGCTGA
- a CDS encoding carbohydrate-binding domain-containing protein has translation MNKRLILPAFLAAVVLGITGCTTETTSTDPSPSTSTSSASSSATSSATASADSDLSAAAVLADDADATVVNDDEWSSEGATGITLSGSTASADGEGVTVDGSTVTITAAGVYRLSGTLAGRVVVSAPDDALVVLILDGATITSDDSPAIEVVSADDAVVALADGTQNSLSDAQSYDDSTQANAALYADVDLTITGTGALTVSGNGNDGITSTDDLVVLSGTITVDAADDGLRGKDSVTIRGGTLTVTSGGDGIKSDQDEDATAGYVLITGGTLTVEAGGDGITGETDVVITGGQFHVVTGSGHQTQPSEDVSTKGVKAGVALVIEGGTLDVDSSDDAVHTNGSARIAGGTLTLASGDDAVHADAALIVDGGDITVSEAVEGLEGVDISITNGTISLTTSDDGINAAGNTTTTGMGGGMGDTGETLTISGGTVTVDAQGDGLDSNGSLTIQGGTVVVHGPTASDNSALDANGTLAIDGGTVIALGSAGMAESPDSSSAQGWVMAQASGSAGSTVRIQDADGTVLGEFTSSKAFSMVVYSSGAVVSGDQYTISVDGSTTTATAGQSAGGMGGGGGMGGGPGGRNG, from the coding sequence ATGAACAAGCGACTGATCCTCCCGGCGTTCCTCGCGGCCGTCGTACTCGGCATCACCGGGTGCACCACCGAGACCACCTCGACGGACCCGTCGCCGAGCACGAGCACGTCCTCGGCGTCCAGTTCCGCGACCTCCTCGGCCACCGCGTCGGCGGACTCCGACCTGAGCGCTGCCGCCGTGCTGGCGGACGACGCCGACGCGACGGTGGTCAACGACGACGAGTGGTCGTCCGAGGGCGCCACCGGCATCACCCTGTCGGGCTCCACGGCGTCGGCGGACGGCGAGGGAGTGACGGTGGACGGCTCGACCGTCACGATCACCGCCGCCGGCGTCTACCGGCTCAGCGGGACGCTGGCCGGCCGGGTCGTCGTCTCGGCCCCGGACGACGCGCTGGTCGTCCTCATCCTCGACGGGGCGACGATCACCAGCGACGACTCGCCGGCCATCGAGGTCGTCTCCGCGGACGATGCGGTCGTCGCATTGGCGGATGGCACGCAGAACTCCTTGTCGGACGCGCAATCGTATGACGACAGCACGCAGGCCAACGCGGCTCTCTACGCCGACGTCGACCTCACTATCACCGGAACCGGAGCCCTGACCGTGTCGGGCAACGGGAACGACGGCATCACCAGCACGGACGACCTCGTCGTCCTGTCGGGCACCATCACCGTCGACGCCGCCGACGACGGCCTTCGCGGGAAGGACTCCGTGACGATCCGGGGCGGTACCCTCACGGTGACCAGCGGTGGTGACGGCATCAAGTCCGATCAGGACGAGGACGCGACCGCGGGCTACGTGTTGATCACCGGCGGAACGCTGACCGTCGAGGCCGGCGGGGACGGCATCACCGGCGAGACCGACGTGGTGATCACCGGGGGACAGTTCCACGTCGTGACCGGGTCGGGCCACCAGACGCAGCCTTCCGAGGACGTCTCGACCAAGGGCGTCAAGGCCGGCGTCGCGCTCGTGATCGAGGGCGGCACCCTGGACGTCGATTCCTCCGACGACGCCGTGCACACCAACGGGTCGGCGCGGATCGCCGGGGGAACCCTCACCCTCGCCAGCGGTGACGACGCCGTCCACGCGGACGCCGCGCTGATCGTCGACGGTGGGGACATCACGGTGAGCGAGGCCGTCGAGGGCCTGGAGGGTGTCGACATCTCGATCACGAACGGGACGATCAGCCTCACGACGAGCGACGACGGCATCAACGCCGCGGGCAACACCACGACGACCGGGATGGGTGGCGGCATGGGCGACACGGGCGAGACGCTGACGATCTCGGGTGGAACGGTCACGGTGGACGCCCAGGGTGACGGCCTGGACTCCAACGGCAGCCTGACGATCCAGGGCGGCACCGTCGTCGTCCACGGCCCCACCGCGAGCGACAACTCGGCGCTGGACGCCAACGGCACCCTCGCGATCGACGGAGGGACGGTCATCGCCCTCGGCAGCGCGGGCATGGCGGAGTCCCCGGACTCCTCGTCCGCCCAGGGCTGGGTGATGGCGCAGGCCTCCGGCTCAGCGGGTTCGACCGTGCGGATCCAGGACGCGGACGGCACCGTGCTCGGCGAGTTCACCTCGTCGAAGGCGTTCTCGATGGTGGTCTACTCGTCCGGCGCCGTGGTCAGCGGGGACCAGTACACGATCAGCGTCGACGGGAGCACCACCACCGCGACGGCCGGCCAGTCCGCCGGAGGCATGGGCGGCGGGGGCGGCATGGGCGGCGGCCCGGGCGGCCGCAACGGCTGA
- a CDS encoding flavin reductase family protein: MSRLIEDFTTAFRTHPAAVGLITATTERGPVGLTASSIASLSTDPPALSFSVMRDGGSAGGILHARTFLIHLLGEQHRDIADAFARPDGPRFVPEQGWRRLPTGEPHLPSAPAALRARPLEIVEVGASRLIAAEVLDVVPGPEASPLLYHDHRYLTLACAQVL, encoded by the coding sequence ATGAGCAGGCTCATCGAGGACTTCACAACCGCCTTCCGCACTCATCCGGCTGCGGTGGGCCTCATCACCGCGACCACCGAACGCGGGCCGGTGGGCCTCACAGCGTCCAGCATCGCCTCGCTGAGCACCGATCCGCCGGCGCTGTCGTTCTCTGTGATGCGGGACGGCGGCTCAGCCGGAGGCATCCTCCACGCTCGCACTTTCCTCATCCACCTGCTCGGCGAACAGCACAGGGACATCGCGGACGCCTTCGCGCGTCCGGACGGGCCGCGGTTCGTGCCGGAGCAGGGGTGGCGGCGGCTGCCCACAGGTGAGCCCCACCTGCCATCGGCTCCGGCGGCACTGCGTGCTCGTCCCCTGGAGATCGTCGAGGTGGGTGCCTCGCGGCTCATCGCCGCGGAGGTGCTCGACGTCGTACCGGGCCCGGAGGCGAGCCCGCTGCTCTACCACGACCATCGGTATCTCACCCTGGCGTGCGCCCAGGTGCTCTAG